From Triticum urartu cultivar G1812 chromosome 2, Tu2.1, whole genome shotgun sequence, a single genomic window includes:
- the LOC125534958 gene encoding disease resistance protein RGA5-like isoform X2, translating to MELPLVSASLGAMGYLAGKLELDPLLDVELKLEVWKLTSRLVLHSEARESPVEATIWMKDVRELSYDMENCIDLAEPDWVARMSGFKARVKEANEQYDRCMLGSIPICSNAATDFQIPIVDGRRRPDLPVVGLHDGLFDALYQWLTDDDKELKVASIVGVGGIGKTTLAKQLWHKHKPGGYFGCRAFVRTAKKPDIRRFLRSMLAQVRPHQPPDTNEVHELIHDIRQHLQGKRYFLIIDDLWATSVWDVARRAFPEGNGSRIITTTEIKDVALACCRYQSKSIYKMEPLSVNHSEELFIRGVFASGEEKSRQLDKVWEEIIRRCAGLPLAIISISSVLASQGEANTIHHMEQIQNILPTNTTHVEVLKQVLNFCYNCLPSHLQTCLLYLSFYPENYIILKEDIVKQWVAESFILAPRQEDKMKVAGNYFHKLLNMGLIQHIEVGYSNEVYYYAVHPMVHNLITSKSREENFMTVIDYSQRTMGFSNKVSHLSLQFGSATHATRPEIIGLSQVRSLAFIGLKSCYSSILEFKVLRVLILHIWADEPSNTDVDLNPTSELVLLRSLQVTCNDTIHLPDLMQGPKHLDTLEINARVAAIPARIVHLRSWLHLRLGVGTEVPDLTGTLKIVTSLNPPISLDDTSCPHDSVMTMELLSPICRIPKWIEQLANLCILKLVLGELQSDHISIVQRLPSLTVLSLHVQRRTTEPIGFGTGAFSALEYFEFRCGVLCLRFQKGTMPNLQRLKLGFNAHRGEEYGGSLVGVEGLSNVKEISGMIGSAAGAVERDLKAAESAFKKAMGRHLNVSIERADMVEELDVLAEKQHEIPEEPKQESQDARGQAQKQHPTQGQPMSKSSEQTGILKQVYHYMRGLASRSFIKRSGPAELRIKGKDDLHILYQLLVSNKETGLEKLTLERCPPLELKHLLRLTNLKTLIVKHSDGLVGSQGGGQGDVEWKLPVEYIKINDLHGNTGEELTELLPHLPKLSKLEIFECENIKKLVVGVDVQPTTQETSEMGGGEITAAAAAAEEEDDGVLLFPAHLCDSLRELVFYDCPELVLVDPPTLVPGEGGFQALRSLQRLTILRAPKLLSTFSFSRHLFPSSLQFLSLVGVEGMETLEPLSNLSSLTRLELIRCGKDLKCQGLWSLLTTGGQLNKLRVTGSHRFFADWDPNPRRALEDAEGGEEWQTQLVSSTLRELWTDDIAGLLAAPVCTFLSSSLTKLQLWGDLCEGMELFSKEQEDALQLLSSLQELEFWSFKDVQQLPAGLRNLTSLKILSVKYCPAISSLPNDGLPDSLEKLYVRHCSEELDEKCRGLVGTIPDIIII from the exons ATGGAACTGCCTCTGGTTAGTGCTTCCCTGGGTGCCATGGGCTACCTTGCAGGGAAGCTGGAGCTGGATCCACTCCTTGATGTGGAACTCAAGCTTGAGGTGTGGAAACTCACAAGCAGGCTGGTGCTGCACTCGGAGGCACGAGAGTCTCCCGTAGAGGCCACGATCTGGATGAAGGATGTGCGCGAGCTATCCTATGACATGGAAAACTGCATCGACCTTGCCGAGCCGGATTGGGTCGCCAGGATGTCTGGATTCAAGGCCCGTGTGAAGGAGGCCAATGAGCAGTACGATAGGTGTATGCTTGGAAGCATCCCCATCTGTTCAAATGCTGCAACTGATTTCCAGATCCCAATCGTTGATGGCCGAAGGAGGCCAGACCTGCCAGTCGTCGGTCTTCATGATGGTCTGTTTGATGCCCTCTACCAGTGGCTGACCGATGATGATAAGGAGCTCAAGGTGGCATCCATTGTCGGTGTCGGGGGAATCGGCAAGACCACGCTCGCCAAACAGCTATGGCATAAGCACAAACCTGGAGGCTACTTTGGCTGCCGGGCCTTTGTGCGGACGGCCAAGAAACCTGACATCAGGAGGTTCCTCAGGAGCATGCTCGCACAAGTTCGTccgcaccaaccacccgacacTAATGAGGTGCACGAGCTGATTCACGACATCAGGCAGCATCTACAAGGGAAAAG ATACTTTCTTATAATCGATGATTTATGGGCTACATCTGTATGGGATGTTGCTAGACGGGCTTTCCCGGAGGGTAATGGAAGCAGGATAATAACAACGACTGAAATTAAGGATGTTGCACTTGCATGCTGTCGTTATCAGTCCAAATCCATCTATAAGATGGAACCTCTTAGTGTCAATCACTCAGAAGAATTGTTCATCAGAGGAGTGTTTGCCTCTGGAGAAGAAAAATCTCGCCAATTGGATAAAGTGTGGGAGGAGATAATAAGAAGATGTGCTGGTTTACCACTGGCAATTATTAGCATATCCAGTGTTCTAGCAAGCCAAGGGGAAGCAAATACAATACATCACATGGAGCAAATACAGAACATTTTACCAACAAATACAACTCATGTGGAGGTACTCAAACAAGTACTCAATTTTTGCTACAACTGTCTTCCCAGTCATTTGCAGACATGTCTGTTGTATCTCAGTTTCTACCCAGAGAACTATATAATCTTGAAGGAAGATATAGTGAAGCAATGGGTAGCTGAAAGTTTCATCCTTGCGCCAAGACAGGAGGACAAAATGAAGGTTGCTGGGAACTATTTTCATAAGCTTCTCAATATGGGCCTGATCCAACATATAGAAGTGGGCTATAGTAATGAGGTATATTACTATGCAGTGCACCCCATGGTACACAATCTCATTACATCAAAGTCTAGAGAAGAGAATTTTATGACGGTAATAGATTATTCCCAAAGGACAATGGGGTTTTCTAACAAGGTTAGTCATCTGTCCCTTCAGTTTGGCAGTGCAACACATGCAACTAGACCAGAGATTATCGGACTGTCACAAGTTCGATCACTTGCATTTATTGGACTAAAGAGCTGCTACTCTTCCATTTTGGAGTTTAAGGTTCTTCGAGTCCTGATCCTCCATATTTGGGCTGATGAACCAAGCAACACCGATGTCGACCTCAATCCCACCTCTGAACTGGTTCTACTGAGATCATTGCAGGTTACATGCAACGACACCATACATCTTCCGGATCTGATGCAAGGTCCAAAGCACTTGGACACACTAGAAATAAATGCAAGGGTGGCAGCTATTCCAGCCAGGATTGTGCATCTCCGGAGCTGGTTGCATCTCCGTCTCGGAGTTGGGACAGAAGTGCCTGATTTGACTGGTACCCTCAAAATTGTCACCAGCCTAAACCCTCCTATTTCATTGGACGACACCAGCTGCCCTCATGATTCAGTGATGACAATGGAGTTGCTGTCACCCATCTGTAGAATCCCCAAGTGGATTGAACAGCTTGCCAACCTATGCATTCTGAAACTTGTCCTCGGAGAATTGCAAAGTGATCATATTAGTATCGTGCAACGGTTGCCATCCCTTACTGTTCTCTCATTGCATGTCCAGAGACGAACTACAGAACCAATCGGCTTCGGCACCGGAGCATTTTCTGCTCTCGAGTATTTTGAGTTCAGGTGTGGTGTGCTCTGCTTGAGGTTTCAGAAAGGAACAATGCCCAATCTTCAGAGGCTGAAACTAGGTTTCAATGCCCACCGAGGAGAAGAGTATGGTGGTTCGCTTGTCGGAGTTGAAGGTCTGTCAAACGTCAAGGAGATTTCAGGAATGATCGGGTCAGCTGCCGGTGCTGTGGAACGTGACTTGAAGGCTGCAGAGTCCGCATTCAAGAAAGCCATGGGCAGGCACCTTAACGTGAGTATAGAAAGAGCAGACATGGTTGAGGAACTGGATGTTCTGGCTGAAAAACAGcatgagatccctgaagaaccaAAACAAGAGTCTCAGGACGCGCGTGGTCAGGCACAAAAACAACATCCGACCCAAGGGCAACCCATGTCAAAATCAAGTGAACAAACTGGAATTCTAAAACAAGTGTATCATTACATGCGTGGTCTGGCATCTCGGTCGTTCATTAAAAG ATCTGGACCAGCAGAATTGAGAATCAAGGGAAAGGATGATCTGCATATTTTATACCAACTGTTAGTTTCCAATAAAGAAACAGGTCTTGAGAAGCTGACACTTGAGAGATGCCCACCTCTCGAGTTGAAGCACCTTCTGAGGCTAACCAATCTGAAGACATTGATTGTAAAACACTCAGATGGTCTGGTTGGATCACAAGGAGGAGGTCAGGGTGATGTGGAATGGAAGCTCCCTGTTGAGTATATAAAGATCAACGACTTACATGGTAATACTGGCGAGGAACTGACAGAGCTCCTCCCCCACCTCCCAAAGCTCTCCAAATTGGAAATATTTGAGTGTGAAAACATAAAAAAGCTGGTAGTGGGGGTGGATGTGCAACCAACAACACAAGAAACATCAGAGATGGGGGGAGGTGAAataacagcagcagcagcagcagcagaggaaGAGGATGACGGGGTGCTGCTCTTCCCAGCTCATCTCTGTGACTCACTAAGGGAATTGGTGTTCTATGACTGCCCAGAGCTGGTCCTGGTGGACCCGCCAACTCTTGTTCCTGGAGAAGGAGGGTTCCAAGCTTTGCGATCCCTCCAGAGATTAACAATATTGCGGGCCCCAAAGTTGCTATCCACCTTCTCCTTTTCCCGACACCTTTTTCCTTCCTCCCTGCAGTTCCTGAGCCTTGTAGGTGTGGAAGGCATGGAGACACTCGAGCCCCTCTCAAACCTCTCCTCTCTCACCAGATTAGAATTAATTCGTTGTGGAAAGGATCTGAAATGTCAGGGCTTGTGGTCTCTCCTTACCACCGGGGGCCAGCTCAACAAATTAAGAGTCACTGGTAGCCATAGATTCTTTGCTGATTGGGATCCCAATCCCAGACGGGCTTTGGAGGATGCTGAGGGAGGTGAAGAGTGGCAGACACAGCTTGTTTCATCCACACTGCGTGAGCTCTGGACAGATGACATAGCAGGACTTCTTGCTGCACCCGTCTGCACATTCCTCTCTTCCTCCCTCACCAAGCTGCAACTTTGGGGGGATTTGTGTGAAGGGATGGAGCTGTTCAGCAAGGAGCAAGAGGACGCCCTTCAACTCCTCTCCTCCCTCCAGGAACTAGAGTTTTGGTCTTTCAAGGACGTTCAACAACTCCCTGCAGGGCTGCGTAACCTTACCAGCCTCAAGATATTATCAGTCAAGTACTGTCCAGCCATCTCGTCATTGCCCAACGATGGCCTCCCTGATTCACTGGAAAAGCTATATGTCCGCCACTGCAGCGAGGAGCTAGATGAGAAGTGCAGGGGGTTAGTGGGAACCATCCCAGATATCATAATAATATGA
- the LOC125534958 gene encoding disease resistance protein RGA5-like isoform X1 — MELPLVSASLGAMGYLAGKLELDPLLDVELKLEVWKLTSRLVLHSEARESPVEATIWMKDVRELSYDMENCIDLAEPDWVARMSGFKARVKEANEQYDRCMLGSIPICSNAATDFQIPIVDGRRRPDLPVVGLHDGLFDALYQWLTDDDKELKVASIVGVGGIGKTTLAKQLWHKHKPGGYFGCRAFVRTAKKPDIRRFLRSMLAQVRPHQPPDTNEVHELIHDIRQHLQGKSRYFLIIDDLWATSVWDVARRAFPEGNGSRIITTTEIKDVALACCRYQSKSIYKMEPLSVNHSEELFIRGVFASGEEKSRQLDKVWEEIIRRCAGLPLAIISISSVLASQGEANTIHHMEQIQNILPTNTTHVEVLKQVLNFCYNCLPSHLQTCLLYLSFYPENYIILKEDIVKQWVAESFILAPRQEDKMKVAGNYFHKLLNMGLIQHIEVGYSNEVYYYAVHPMVHNLITSKSREENFMTVIDYSQRTMGFSNKVSHLSLQFGSATHATRPEIIGLSQVRSLAFIGLKSCYSSILEFKVLRVLILHIWADEPSNTDVDLNPTSELVLLRSLQVTCNDTIHLPDLMQGPKHLDTLEINARVAAIPARIVHLRSWLHLRLGVGTEVPDLTGTLKIVTSLNPPISLDDTSCPHDSVMTMELLSPICRIPKWIEQLANLCILKLVLGELQSDHISIVQRLPSLTVLSLHVQRRTTEPIGFGTGAFSALEYFEFRCGVLCLRFQKGTMPNLQRLKLGFNAHRGEEYGGSLVGVEGLSNVKEISGMIGSAAGAVERDLKAAESAFKKAMGRHLNVSIERADMVEELDVLAEKQHEIPEEPKQESQDARGQAQKQHPTQGQPMSKSSEQTGILKQVYHYMRGLASRSFIKRSGPAELRIKGKDDLHILYQLLVSNKETGLEKLTLERCPPLELKHLLRLTNLKTLIVKHSDGLVGSQGGGQGDVEWKLPVEYIKINDLHGNTGEELTELLPHLPKLSKLEIFECENIKKLVVGVDVQPTTQETSEMGGGEITAAAAAAEEEDDGVLLFPAHLCDSLRELVFYDCPELVLVDPPTLVPGEGGFQALRSLQRLTILRAPKLLSTFSFSRHLFPSSLQFLSLVGVEGMETLEPLSNLSSLTRLELIRCGKDLKCQGLWSLLTTGGQLNKLRVTGSHRFFADWDPNPRRALEDAEGGEEWQTQLVSSTLRELWTDDIAGLLAAPVCTFLSSSLTKLQLWGDLCEGMELFSKEQEDALQLLSSLQELEFWSFKDVQQLPAGLRNLTSLKILSVKYCPAISSLPNDGLPDSLEKLYVRHCSEELDEKCRGLVGTIPDIIII; from the exons ATGGAACTGCCTCTGGTTAGTGCTTCCCTGGGTGCCATGGGCTACCTTGCAGGGAAGCTGGAGCTGGATCCACTCCTTGATGTGGAACTCAAGCTTGAGGTGTGGAAACTCACAAGCAGGCTGGTGCTGCACTCGGAGGCACGAGAGTCTCCCGTAGAGGCCACGATCTGGATGAAGGATGTGCGCGAGCTATCCTATGACATGGAAAACTGCATCGACCTTGCCGAGCCGGATTGGGTCGCCAGGATGTCTGGATTCAAGGCCCGTGTGAAGGAGGCCAATGAGCAGTACGATAGGTGTATGCTTGGAAGCATCCCCATCTGTTCAAATGCTGCAACTGATTTCCAGATCCCAATCGTTGATGGCCGAAGGAGGCCAGACCTGCCAGTCGTCGGTCTTCATGATGGTCTGTTTGATGCCCTCTACCAGTGGCTGACCGATGATGATAAGGAGCTCAAGGTGGCATCCATTGTCGGTGTCGGGGGAATCGGCAAGACCACGCTCGCCAAACAGCTATGGCATAAGCACAAACCTGGAGGCTACTTTGGCTGCCGGGCCTTTGTGCGGACGGCCAAGAAACCTGACATCAGGAGGTTCCTCAGGAGCATGCTCGCACAAGTTCGTccgcaccaaccacccgacacTAATGAGGTGCACGAGCTGATTCACGACATCAGGCAGCATCTACAAGGGAAAAG CAGATACTTTCTTATAATCGATGATTTATGGGCTACATCTGTATGGGATGTTGCTAGACGGGCTTTCCCGGAGGGTAATGGAAGCAGGATAATAACAACGACTGAAATTAAGGATGTTGCACTTGCATGCTGTCGTTATCAGTCCAAATCCATCTATAAGATGGAACCTCTTAGTGTCAATCACTCAGAAGAATTGTTCATCAGAGGAGTGTTTGCCTCTGGAGAAGAAAAATCTCGCCAATTGGATAAAGTGTGGGAGGAGATAATAAGAAGATGTGCTGGTTTACCACTGGCAATTATTAGCATATCCAGTGTTCTAGCAAGCCAAGGGGAAGCAAATACAATACATCACATGGAGCAAATACAGAACATTTTACCAACAAATACAACTCATGTGGAGGTACTCAAACAAGTACTCAATTTTTGCTACAACTGTCTTCCCAGTCATTTGCAGACATGTCTGTTGTATCTCAGTTTCTACCCAGAGAACTATATAATCTTGAAGGAAGATATAGTGAAGCAATGGGTAGCTGAAAGTTTCATCCTTGCGCCAAGACAGGAGGACAAAATGAAGGTTGCTGGGAACTATTTTCATAAGCTTCTCAATATGGGCCTGATCCAACATATAGAAGTGGGCTATAGTAATGAGGTATATTACTATGCAGTGCACCCCATGGTACACAATCTCATTACATCAAAGTCTAGAGAAGAGAATTTTATGACGGTAATAGATTATTCCCAAAGGACAATGGGGTTTTCTAACAAGGTTAGTCATCTGTCCCTTCAGTTTGGCAGTGCAACACATGCAACTAGACCAGAGATTATCGGACTGTCACAAGTTCGATCACTTGCATTTATTGGACTAAAGAGCTGCTACTCTTCCATTTTGGAGTTTAAGGTTCTTCGAGTCCTGATCCTCCATATTTGGGCTGATGAACCAAGCAACACCGATGTCGACCTCAATCCCACCTCTGAACTGGTTCTACTGAGATCATTGCAGGTTACATGCAACGACACCATACATCTTCCGGATCTGATGCAAGGTCCAAAGCACTTGGACACACTAGAAATAAATGCAAGGGTGGCAGCTATTCCAGCCAGGATTGTGCATCTCCGGAGCTGGTTGCATCTCCGTCTCGGAGTTGGGACAGAAGTGCCTGATTTGACTGGTACCCTCAAAATTGTCACCAGCCTAAACCCTCCTATTTCATTGGACGACACCAGCTGCCCTCATGATTCAGTGATGACAATGGAGTTGCTGTCACCCATCTGTAGAATCCCCAAGTGGATTGAACAGCTTGCCAACCTATGCATTCTGAAACTTGTCCTCGGAGAATTGCAAAGTGATCATATTAGTATCGTGCAACGGTTGCCATCCCTTACTGTTCTCTCATTGCATGTCCAGAGACGAACTACAGAACCAATCGGCTTCGGCACCGGAGCATTTTCTGCTCTCGAGTATTTTGAGTTCAGGTGTGGTGTGCTCTGCTTGAGGTTTCAGAAAGGAACAATGCCCAATCTTCAGAGGCTGAAACTAGGTTTCAATGCCCACCGAGGAGAAGAGTATGGTGGTTCGCTTGTCGGAGTTGAAGGTCTGTCAAACGTCAAGGAGATTTCAGGAATGATCGGGTCAGCTGCCGGTGCTGTGGAACGTGACTTGAAGGCTGCAGAGTCCGCATTCAAGAAAGCCATGGGCAGGCACCTTAACGTGAGTATAGAAAGAGCAGACATGGTTGAGGAACTGGATGTTCTGGCTGAAAAACAGcatgagatccctgaagaaccaAAACAAGAGTCTCAGGACGCGCGTGGTCAGGCACAAAAACAACATCCGACCCAAGGGCAACCCATGTCAAAATCAAGTGAACAAACTGGAATTCTAAAACAAGTGTATCATTACATGCGTGGTCTGGCATCTCGGTCGTTCATTAAAAG ATCTGGACCAGCAGAATTGAGAATCAAGGGAAAGGATGATCTGCATATTTTATACCAACTGTTAGTTTCCAATAAAGAAACAGGTCTTGAGAAGCTGACACTTGAGAGATGCCCACCTCTCGAGTTGAAGCACCTTCTGAGGCTAACCAATCTGAAGACATTGATTGTAAAACACTCAGATGGTCTGGTTGGATCACAAGGAGGAGGTCAGGGTGATGTGGAATGGAAGCTCCCTGTTGAGTATATAAAGATCAACGACTTACATGGTAATACTGGCGAGGAACTGACAGAGCTCCTCCCCCACCTCCCAAAGCTCTCCAAATTGGAAATATTTGAGTGTGAAAACATAAAAAAGCTGGTAGTGGGGGTGGATGTGCAACCAACAACACAAGAAACATCAGAGATGGGGGGAGGTGAAataacagcagcagcagcagcagcagaggaaGAGGATGACGGGGTGCTGCTCTTCCCAGCTCATCTCTGTGACTCACTAAGGGAATTGGTGTTCTATGACTGCCCAGAGCTGGTCCTGGTGGACCCGCCAACTCTTGTTCCTGGAGAAGGAGGGTTCCAAGCTTTGCGATCCCTCCAGAGATTAACAATATTGCGGGCCCCAAAGTTGCTATCCACCTTCTCCTTTTCCCGACACCTTTTTCCTTCCTCCCTGCAGTTCCTGAGCCTTGTAGGTGTGGAAGGCATGGAGACACTCGAGCCCCTCTCAAACCTCTCCTCTCTCACCAGATTAGAATTAATTCGTTGTGGAAAGGATCTGAAATGTCAGGGCTTGTGGTCTCTCCTTACCACCGGGGGCCAGCTCAACAAATTAAGAGTCACTGGTAGCCATAGATTCTTTGCTGATTGGGATCCCAATCCCAGACGGGCTTTGGAGGATGCTGAGGGAGGTGAAGAGTGGCAGACACAGCTTGTTTCATCCACACTGCGTGAGCTCTGGACAGATGACATAGCAGGACTTCTTGCTGCACCCGTCTGCACATTCCTCTCTTCCTCCCTCACCAAGCTGCAACTTTGGGGGGATTTGTGTGAAGGGATGGAGCTGTTCAGCAAGGAGCAAGAGGACGCCCTTCAACTCCTCTCCTCCCTCCAGGAACTAGAGTTTTGGTCTTTCAAGGACGTTCAACAACTCCCTGCAGGGCTGCGTAACCTTACCAGCCTCAAGATATTATCAGTCAAGTACTGTCCAGCCATCTCGTCATTGCCCAACGATGGCCTCCCTGATTCACTGGAAAAGCTATATGTCCGCCACTGCAGCGAGGAGCTAGATGAGAAGTGCAGGGGGTTAGTGGGAACCATCCCAGATATCATAATAATATGA